The Halanaerobium praevalens DSM 2228 genome contains a region encoding:
- a CDS encoding MBL fold metallo-hydrolase, with product MQITFLGTGTSHGVPVIACDCKVCQSNNPKNKRMRTSIHIKSKEYNLLIDTPPEMRLELIKNKIKHVDSVFMTHAHADHLMGFDDIRALNWFQGKEMPVYADQKTLENIKRVFPYIFTKKISGGGIPQVILKEMKTEFVLKDLKVTPIPIYHGKNKILAYRINNFAYLTDCSKIPKSSLELLKGIEYAAIDALRFKEHPTHMSVDQAVKLSQDLNLKHTYLTHISHNLDHEKLKDYLPRNISPAYDGLVINL from the coding sequence TTGCAGATAACTTTTTTAGGAACAGGTACTTCACATGGTGTACCTGTAATTGCCTGTGATTGTAAAGTTTGTCAATCTAATAATCCCAAAAATAAAAGAATGAGAACTTCAATTCATATTAAAAGTAAAGAATATAATTTATTAATAGATACCCCACCTGAGATGAGGTTAGAGTTAATTAAAAATAAAATAAAACATGTAGATTCAGTTTTCATGACTCATGCTCATGCTGATCATTTGATGGGCTTTGATGATATTAGAGCTTTAAATTGGTTCCAAGGTAAAGAAATGCCTGTTTATGCTGATCAAAAGACCTTAGAAAATATAAAAAGAGTTTTTCCTTATATTTTTACTAAAAAAATCTCAGGTGGAGGTATTCCTCAAGTAATATTAAAAGAAATGAAAACAGAATTTGTATTAAAAGATCTTAAAGTAACACCTATTCCAATTTACCACGGAAAAAATAAAATTCTAGCTTATAGAATTAATAACTTCGCTTATTTAACCGATTGTAGTAAAATACCAAAAAGTTCTTTAGAATTACTAAAAGGTATCGAATATGCAGCTATTGATGCTCTAAGATTTAAAGAACATCCAACTCATATGTCTGTTGACCAGGCAGTTAAATTAAGTCAAGATTTAAATTTAAAACATACTTATTTGACCCATATTTCACATAATTTAGACCATGAAAAATTAAAAGATTATTTACCTCGAAATATAAGTCCAGCTTATGATGGATTAGTAATTAATCTTTAG
- the trmL gene encoding tRNA (uridine(34)/cytosine(34)/5-carboxymethylaminomethyluridine(34)-2'-O)-methyltransferase TrmL, which translates to MDLNIVLVEPEIPQNTGNIARTCAVTNSTLHLVRPLGFSTSDKYLKRAGLDYWDKLDVKYYDNLTDFFIKNKDGRFFYATTKAPNSYSDLEYEADDYFLFGKETAGLPESLLESNLDKAIRIPMKDDLRSLNLSNSVSIIIYEALRQNNFINLNKKGKYKKEN; encoded by the coding sequence ATAGATTTGAATATAGTACTTGTAGAACCAGAAATACCTCAAAATACAGGCAATATAGCAAGAACATGTGCAGTAACTAATTCCACCCTTCATTTAGTGCGTCCGCTTGGATTTTCAACTTCAGATAAATATTTAAAAAGAGCAGGTCTTGATTATTGGGATAAATTAGATGTTAAATATTACGATAATTTAACAGATTTCTTTATAAAAAATAAAGATGGACGCTTTTTTTATGCCACTACTAAAGCACCTAATTCATATTCTGATCTTGAATATGAAGCAGATGATTACTTTTTATTTGGTAAAGAAACTGCTGGTTTACCGGAGTCATTATTAGAGTCTAATTTAGATAAAGCAATTAGAATTCCCATGAAAGATGATTTAAGATCACTGAACCTTTCTAATTCAGTTTCAATCATTATTTATGAGGCTCTGAGGCAAAATAATTTTATTAATTTAAATAAAAAAGGTAAATATAAAAAGGAAAATTAA
- a CDS encoding LysM peptidoglycan-binding domain-containing protein has product MEKNKFFNILIIISVFLLAVTISVSAFQVKLNDRGKEVIEAQKHLEILGYEVAIDGIFGKSTEDAAKKFQAENNLQVDGIIGGKTLSLLKEMISEKVSYELYVVDKGDTLSAIADSKNISLKKLKKFNNLGSAKIKVGQDLKIPRKNIAKVKSVDNKESSNSKTEMKTAKIYYTIRPGDTLSTIAARRNLPVEEIMNANNLSSDFIKAGEEIVLPITDFKQADNLAKDEEVKEKQADEVQKRVKANNSAQKIVYEIQRGDALSTIAKMYGTNVETIRRNNNLNGNRIFAGDKLIIKDYERKPFSLGRNSLIWPVKGRISSNFGWRTHPIKKTRLFHNGLDIAVPKGTAVRAAASGKVVHSGWMNGFGYTVIIDHGKGIETLYGHNSKVTVARGTEVNKGQTVALSGSTGLSTGPHLHLGVLKNGEPINPRKYLP; this is encoded by the coding sequence ATGGAAAAAAACAAATTTTTTAATATTCTAATAATCATTTCAGTGTTTTTATTAGCAGTAACTATAAGTGTTTCTGCTTTCCAAGTTAAGTTAAATGACCGAGGAAAAGAAGTTATTGAAGCCCAAAAACATTTAGAAATTTTGGGGTATGAAGTAGCAATTGATGGTATTTTTGGGAAAAGTACTGAGGATGCAGCCAAAAAATTTCAAGCTGAAAACAACTTGCAAGTAGATGGTATTATTGGAGGTAAAACACTCAGCTTATTAAAAGAAATGATTTCTGAAAAAGTATCTTATGAATTATATGTAGTAGATAAAGGAGATACTTTGTCAGCAATTGCAGATTCAAAAAATATTAGTTTAAAAAAGCTTAAAAAATTTAATAATTTAGGTTCTGCTAAAATTAAAGTTGGTCAAGATTTAAAAATACCAAGAAAAAATATTGCTAAAGTTAAGTCAGTTGATAATAAAGAAAGCTCTAATTCTAAAACTGAGATGAAAACTGCTAAGATTTATTATACAATTCGTCCAGGTGACACTCTTTCTACTATTGCAGCACGTAGAAATTTGCCTGTAGAAGAAATTATGAATGCAAATAATCTTAGTTCTGATTTTATTAAGGCAGGAGAAGAGATAGTATTACCTATTACAGATTTTAAGCAGGCTGACAATTTAGCTAAAGATGAAGAAGTAAAAGAAAAACAAGCAGATGAAGTTCAAAAAAGAGTTAAAGCTAATAATTCAGCTCAAAAAATTGTTTATGAAATACAAAGAGGAGATGCTTTAAGTACTATAGCTAAAATGTATGGTACTAATGTCGAAACAATTCGTAGAAATAACAATCTGAATGGTAATAGAATTTTTGCTGGTGATAAGCTGATTATAAAAGATTATGAAAGAAAACCTTTTTCTTTAGGCAGAAATTCATTAATTTGGCCTGTTAAAGGAAGGATAAGTTCTAATTTTGGTTGGAGAACACATCCGATTAAAAAGACAAGATTATTTCATAATGGGCTGGATATTGCTGTTCCTAAAGGGACTGCTGTTAGAGCAGCTGCTTCTGGAAAAGTAGTACATAGTGGCTGGATGAATGGTTTTGGATATACAGTTATTATTGATCATGGTAAAGGAATAGAGACTCTTTATGGACACAATTCTAAAGTTACAGTTGCTAGAGGAACTGAGGTTAACAAAGGTCAAACTGTTGCTTTATCAGGTAGTACAGGTTTAAGTACTGGTCCACACCTCCATTTAGGAGTTTTGAAAAATGGTGAACCAATTAATCCTAGAAAATACTTACCTTAA
- a CDS encoding ABC transporter substrate-binding protein, translated as MENILKKNNLIFLVLVIVLVFSLNVGAEKFKIGISQFVEHPSLDLAREGFIDQLAEKGYLEGENLNIEFQNAQADFATAQTIAQRFKQNNLDLVLAIATPSAQTAVNVLSDTPVLITAVTDPIAAGIVSNMKKPGTNTSGTTDMNPVAKQLDLIKNFLPKIKNLGILYNPGEVNSTVQVKIAKQKAKEMKIELKEATVSNSSEVSLAVSSLIGKVDAIYVPTDNIIVSAMPTVLETAYNNQVPVFTSENNSVKQGAIATLGIDYYQLGKQTGLMAAKIFAGENISQMGVESSKQLKLYLNKKSASQIGLKIPQNILDNADTIFE; from the coding sequence ATGGAAAACATTTTAAAGAAAAATAATTTAATTTTTTTAGTCTTAGTTATAGTACTTGTATTTTCATTAAATGTGGGGGCGGAAAAATTTAAAATTGGGATTTCTCAATTCGTTGAACATCCATCTTTAGATTTAGCCAGAGAAGGTTTTATAGATCAGCTAGCAGAAAAAGGCTATTTAGAGGGTGAAAACCTTAATATTGAATTTCAAAATGCCCAGGCAGACTTTGCCACTGCTCAGACTATTGCTCAGAGATTTAAACAAAATAATCTTGATTTAGTTTTAGCAATTGCGACTCCATCTGCTCAAACAGCTGTTAATGTACTTTCTGATACTCCAGTTTTAATTACAGCAGTTACAGACCCAATAGCAGCTGGAATAGTTTCAAATATGAAGAAGCCAGGTACAAATACTAGTGGTACTACTGATATGAATCCAGTAGCAAAACAATTAGACTTGATTAAAAACTTCTTACCAAAAATTAAAAATTTAGGTATTTTATATAATCCAGGTGAGGTTAACTCTACTGTTCAGGTCAAAATAGCTAAACAAAAAGCAAAAGAAATGAAAATAGAACTAAAAGAAGCTACTGTCAGTAATAGCAGTGAAGTTAGTTTAGCTGTTTCTTCACTTATTGGGAAAGTAGATGCGATCTATGTCCCAACAGACAATATTATTGTTTCAGCGATGCCAACAGTATTAGAAACTGCTTATAATAATCAAGTCCCTGTTTTTACTTCAGAAAATAATTCAGTTAAACAAGGAGCAATTGCTACTTTAGGCATAGATTATTACCAGTTAGGTAAACAAACTGGTTTAATGGCTGCTAAAATATTTGCAGGAGAAAATATTTCTCAAATGGGAGTTGAATCTTCCAAACAATTAAAATTATATTTAAACAAAAAATCTGCTAGTCAAATTGGTTTAAAGATACCTCAAAATATATTAGATAATGCAGATACTATTTTTGAATAA